From Clostridium sp. SY8519:
CCCTTCATCTTGTTCTGTTTCATTAATTCTTTTTTGCGTTCCTCTGCGTCCATATACATGGAGCGGAATTTGTAGATCTTGAACTGGCGGCCGTTTTTGCCTACCCGGGTCTGGGTAAAGAAGACAGGACCCGGGTCTGCCCGCCGGATGGCCGGGGCGATAAACAGGAAGAGAATACCGGTGATCGCCAGCCCTACAATGCCGCCGATGATATCGGTGAGGCGCTTTAACAGCAGCTGCCAGCCGGCGGCGGTATTGTTGCTGGTGGTCAGGACGATGTGGCCGCCGATTTTTTCCGTCAGGCTGTTGGGAAGGTCAGAGACGTGGGACAGCAGACTGATATGGACGGTAATGCCCACTTCCAGGAAATAGTTGGCCATGCGCATCTGCTCTTTCTGGTTATCCAGGGAAAGAAACACTTCGTCCACCACCTCGTCGATGACATACTGGCGGATGTTCTGCCGGCAGCAGACCACAGGCACGCCTTCGATCTGGCTGCCGGTCATGTCTTCGTCGGTAACGATCACGCCGCAGATATAGAAGACGTTGTAGCGCCGCTTATGCATGCTGCGGATCAGCTTTCCCGCGGTCTTGCGGTCGGCGATGATCAGCATATGGGGCAGATTGACATTGTTGAGCATATGAAGACGGACAATCCGCTTCCACACAATGCGCATGGCATAGATGGCAACGGCGCTGATGATGCCGGTCTGGATCACAACCTGCCGGGAAAAGATGAAGGCCTGTCGGGTAAAGTACAGGTACAGGACAAACAGAAGAAACGTCAGGATGACCTGTATGACGACGGCCCGCAGTTCCTGGTAGCGGTTGCGGCGCAGAATGTTTTTGTAGGCATTGCCGAACATGGCCACAAAGAAATAAATCAGCAGCAGCGTCAGGCAGAGTTGGAGATACATACGGGAACGGAAGTCCCCGTCATAAATACCGAAGCGGATGAAGACAGAGAGGTAGTAGGCGAATATCAGAACAATCAGGTCTACAATTGTGAAATCCAGATGCTTCATCCAGTTGAGTTTTGATTTTTTGTACATATGATGAAATCCTGTTTATGCCCAGCCCCGGAAAGGGATGGACTATTGTAAAATAAGCCGTGAAGTTATGATTGGAAACATTGTAACATACTGCCGATGGAATTACCAACGCCCGGGGCAGAAACGGGATTTTTTAGCCTTTTTAAGAAAAAATCTGTTGTCCTTTAGGGACAGTTAGGGTATGATAGG
This genomic window contains:
- a CDS encoding sugar transferase, with the translated sequence MYKKSKLNWMKHLDFTIVDLIVLIFAYYLSVFIRFGIYDGDFRSRMYLQLCLTLLLIYFFVAMFGNAYKNILRRNRYQELRAVVIQVILTFLLFVLYLYFTRQAFIFSRQVVIQTGIISAVAIYAMRIVWKRIVRLHMLNNVNLPHMLIIADRKTAGKLIRSMHKRRYNVFYICGVIVTDEDMTGSQIEGVPVVCCRQNIRQYVIDEVVDEVFLSLDNQKEQMRMANYFLEVGITVHISLLSHVSDLPNSLTEKIGGHIVLTTSNNTAAGWQLLLKRLTDIIGGIVGLAITGILFLFIAPAIRRADPGPVFFTQTRVGKNGRQFKIYKFRSMYMDAEERKKELMKQNKMKGGMFKMDNDPRILPGIGQKIRTSSLDEFPQFWNVLKGDMSLVGTRPPTVGEFKQYDAHHKSRLSFKPGLTGMWQVSGRSSITDFEQIVKLDNDYIKAWNLRLDIKILFKTIGVVLHRDGAV